One stretch of Xanthomonas sp. DAR 35659 DNA includes these proteins:
- a CDS encoding helix-turn-helix domain-containing protein, with protein sequence MFAARLKQARELRGIASQRALGVLMGLDKKLASSRVNRYETEVSGIDLDGLGRLAEVLGVPMAYLVAEDEATADVVLALSRLPADQRAALAKKIAQDL encoded by the coding sequence TTGTTCGCTGCCCGCCTCAAGCAGGCCAGGGAACTGCGCGGCATCGCCAGCCAGCGAGCGTTGGGGGTGCTGATGGGGCTTGATAAGAAGTTGGCGAGCAGCCGGGTCAACCGTTACGAGACTGAGGTCAGCGGGATCGACTTGGATGGGCTGGGCCGGCTGGCCGAGGTGTTAGGGGTGCCAATGGCCTACCTTGTCGCAGAAGACGAGGCGACGGCGGACGTGGTGCTGGCCCTCTCACGGTTACCCGCTGATCAGCGGGCCGCCTTGGCTAAAAAGATCGCTCAAGATCTATAG